A portion of the Streptomyces sp. YPW6 genome contains these proteins:
- a CDS encoding undecaprenyl-diphosphate phosphatase has translation MSWFESFVLGLVQGLTEFLPISSSAHLRLTAAFAGWHDPGAAFTAITQIGTEAAVLIYFRKDISRILSAWFRSLTDRAMRSDHDAQMGWLVIVGSIPIGVLGLTLKDQIEGPFRDLRLIATTLIVMGIVLGVADRLAARDETGGRHRVVKERKTLKDLGVRDGLIYGVCQAMALIPGVSRSGATISGGLLMGYTRESAARYSFLLAIPAVLASGVYELKDVGEGHVSWGPTIFATLVAFFVGYAVIAWFMKFITTKSFMPFVWYRIVLGIVLFALVGADVLSPHAGESGG, from the coding sequence ATGAGCTGGTTCGAATCATTCGTCCTGGGACTTGTTCAGGGACTCACCGAGTTCCTGCCGATCTCCTCCAGCGCGCATCTGCGCCTGACGGCCGCGTTCGCCGGCTGGCACGACCCGGGGGCGGCGTTCACCGCGATCACCCAGATCGGCACCGAGGCGGCGGTGCTCATCTACTTCCGCAAGGACATCTCGCGCATCCTGTCGGCCTGGTTCCGGTCCCTGACGGACCGTGCGATGCGCAGCGACCACGACGCCCAGATGGGCTGGCTGGTCATCGTCGGCTCGATCCCCATCGGGGTGCTGGGACTCACGCTCAAGGACCAGATCGAGGGCCCGTTCCGCGATCTGCGGCTGATCGCGACGACGCTGATCGTCATGGGCATCGTGCTCGGCGTCGCCGACCGGCTGGCCGCGCGCGACGAGACGGGCGGCAGGCACCGGGTGGTGAAGGAACGCAAGACGCTCAAGGACCTGGGCGTCAGGGACGGTCTGATCTACGGGGTCTGCCAGGCGATGGCGCTGATCCCCGGCGTCTCCCGCTCGGGCGCGACGATCAGCGGCGGCCTGCTGATGGGCTACACCCGCGAGTCGGCCGCCCGCTACTCGTTCCTCCTGGCCATCCCCGCGGTGCTCGCCTCGGGCGTGTACGAGCTGAAGGACGTGGGCGAGGGGCATGTCTCCTGGGGCCCGACGATCTTCGCGACTCTGGTGGCCTTCTTCGTGGGATACGCCGTCATCGCGTGGTTCATGAAATTCATCACCACCAAGAGCTTCATGCCCTTCGTGTGGTACCGGATTGTACTGGGCATTGTGCTGTTTGCGCTGGTGGGAGCCGATGTACTGAGCCCGCACGCAGGTGAATCCGGCGGCTGA
- a CDS encoding TVP38/TMEM64 family protein: protein MFDPVPAARPAAGPALRLSRALLSPWSRFSLLVVVLLGAASTMLLFEPQRLLASGWPPQLTGGTAAMAFGLAYGALTVAFVPRPLLNIAAGALFGAQTGLAAALAGTVLGAGVSFMLGRVLGQDALRTLLRGRLLTAADGVLSRHGFRSVLALRLFPGVPFAAANYCAATSRMGAPPFLLATGLGSIPNTAAYVIAGSEAASPTSPVFLAAMGFIVLSALGGALVAWRRRHGLGRDTPDS from the coding sequence ATGTTCGACCCCGTCCCCGCCGCCCGGCCCGCCGCCGGTCCGGCCCTGCGCCTCTCCCGGGCGCTGTTGTCGCCGTGGTCCCGTTTCTCCCTGCTCGTCGTCGTCCTGCTCGGGGCCGCGTCGACGATGCTGCTGTTCGAGCCACAGCGGCTGCTGGCGTCCGGCTGGCCGCCCCAGCTGACCGGGGGCACGGCGGCGATGGCCTTCGGCCTCGCGTACGGGGCACTGACGGTGGCGTTCGTGCCGCGCCCGCTGCTCAACATCGCCGCGGGCGCGTTGTTCGGTGCGCAGACGGGGCTGGCGGCGGCGCTCGCGGGCACAGTCCTCGGAGCGGGCGTGTCGTTCATGCTGGGCCGGGTGCTGGGTCAGGACGCGTTGCGAACCCTGCTGCGCGGAAGACTGCTGACGGCTGCGGACGGGGTGCTGAGCCGGCACGGCTTCCGGTCGGTCCTGGCGCTGCGGCTCTTCCCCGGCGTGCCGTTCGCCGCGGCCAACTACTGTGCGGCGACCTCCCGCATGGGCGCTCCGCCGTTCCTGCTGGCCACCGGTCTCGGGTCGATCCCGAACACCGCGGCGTACGTGATAGCCGGCAGCGAGGCCGCGTCGCCGACCTCGCCGGTGTTCCTGGCCGCCATGGGCTTCATCGTGCTGTCCGCTCTCGGCGGGGCGCTGGTGGCCTGGCGCAGACGCCACGGGCTGGGCCGGGACACACCGGACAGCTGA